One Ghiorsea bivora DNA window includes the following coding sequences:
- a CDS encoding CbbQ/NirQ/NorQ/GpvN family protein — protein MSDTTQYTIKEKPFYQAQGDEVELYEAAYAARLPVMVKGPTGCGKSRFIEYMAWKLGKPLITVACNEDMTASDLVGRYLLDANGTRWLDGPLTVAARIGAICYLDEIVEARQDTTVVIHPLTDHRRTLPLDKKGELLEAHEDFQLVISYNPGYQSLMKDLKQSTKQRFTGFEFDYPSEATETSIVEKETGIDHALATKLVKIGTAARNLKGHGLDEGISTRLLTYAATLIKGGIEPKAACRMALVRPITDDADIRVTLDHAIDTIFA, from the coding sequence ATGAGCGACACGACACAATATACAATTAAAGAAAAACCATTCTACCAAGCACAAGGTGATGAAGTAGAACTTTACGAAGCAGCTTATGCAGCACGCCTGCCCGTGATGGTTAAAGGCCCAACGGGTTGTGGTAAATCACGCTTTATTGAATACATGGCTTGGAAGCTTGGTAAACCATTGATTACCGTAGCCTGTAATGAAGATATGACCGCATCGGATTTGGTGGGTCGTTACTTGCTTGATGCCAATGGTACCCGCTGGTTGGATGGCCCTTTAACGGTTGCAGCCAGAATTGGTGCGATTTGTTATTTGGATGAAATCGTTGAAGCGCGTCAAGATACTACCGTTGTGATTCACCCATTAACGGATCATCGTCGCACTTTGCCTTTGGATAAAAAAGGTGAGTTGCTTGAAGCCCATGAAGATTTCCAATTGGTGATTTCATACAACCCTGGCTACCAATCATTGATGAAAGATTTAAAACAATCGACTAAACAACGTTTCACAGGTTTTGAGTTTGATTACCCTTCAGAGGCCACTGAAACTTCGATTGTTGAAAAAGAAACGGGCATTGACCATGCATTGGCAACCAAGCTTGTTAAAATTGGTACTGCTGCACGTAACCTTAAAGGTCATGGTTTAGATGAAGGTATTTCAACCCGTTTGTTAACCTATGCTGCGACACTCATTAAAGGTGGTATTGAGCCTAAAGCTGCATGTCGCATGGCATTGGTTCGCCCGATTACAGATGATGCGGATATCCGTGTTACTTTGGATCATGCTATTGATACCATCTTCGCATAA